A genome region from Brassica oleracea var. oleracea cultivar TO1000 chromosome C2, BOL, whole genome shotgun sequence includes the following:
- the LOC106322507 gene encoding aspartate aminotransferase, cytoplasmic isozyme 1 — MDSVFSNVVRAPEDPILGVTVAYNNDPSPAKLNLGVGAYRTEEGKPLVLDVVRRAEQQLVNDPSRVKEYIPIAGLADFNKLSAKLILGAASPAIQESRVATIQCLSGTGSLRVGAEFLKKHYHQSVIFIPKPTWGNHPKVFNLAGLSVEYYRYYDPATRGLDFHGLLEDLGAAPSGAIVLLHACAHNPTGVDPTSEQWEQIRQLIRSKSLLPFFDSAYQGFASGSLDTDAHSVRTFVADGGECLIAQSYAKNMGLYGERVGALSIVCKSSDVASKVESQVKLVVRPMYSSPPIHGASIVATILKSSDMYNDWTIELKGMADRIISMRQQLFEALQTKGTPGDWSHIIKQIGMFTFTGLNKEQVAFMTKEFHIYMTSDGRISMAGLSSKTVPHLVEAIHAAVTSVA; from the exons ATGGACTCCGTATTCTCAAACGTCGTTCGTGCTCCCGAAGATCCTATTCTCGGT GTGACGGTTGCTTACAACAATGATCCAAGCCCAGCTAAGCTCAATTTGGGTGTCGGTGCCTATCGAACTGAG GAAGGGAAGCCACTTGTTCTTGACGTGGTTCGAAGGGCAGAGCAACAGCTTGTGAACGATCC GTCCCGGGTCAAGGAATATATTCCTATTGCTGGACTTGCTGATTTTAATAAACTCAGCGCCAAACTCATCTTAGGTGCTGCTAG TCCTGCAATTCAAGAGAGTAGAGTTGCTACAATCCAGTGCTTGTCTGGTACTGGTTCTTTGAGAGTTGGTGCTGAGTTTCTCAAAAAACACTACCACCAA AGTGTCATTTTCATTCCAAAACCAACTTGGGGGAACCATCCCAAAGTTTTCAACCTGGCTGGCTTGTCTGTGGAGTACTACCGTTACTATGATCCTGCGACCCGTGGACTTGACTTCCACG GCTTGCTCGAGGATCTGGGCGCTGCACCATCTGGAGCGATTGTCTTACTTCATGCATGTGCTCACAATCCCACTGGAGTTGACCCAACCTCCGAACAGTGGGAACAGATTCGACAACTAATAAGATCTAAAAGCTTGTTACCGTTTTTTGATAGTGCATATCAG GGTTTTGCTAGTGGTAGCCTTGACACAGATGCACATTCCGTCCGCACCTTTGTTGCTGATGGCGGTGAATGCTTGATAGCTCAAAGTTATGCCAAAAATATGGGACTCTATGGGGAGCGTGTTGGTGCCCTTAGCATT GTCTGCAAGTCATCAGATGTGGCTAGTAAGGTTGAGAGCCAGGTGAAACTTGTTGTGCGACCCATGTACTCGAGCCCACCTATTCATGGAGCATCAATTGTTGCCACCATTCTGAAAAGCAG TGATATGTACAATGACTGGACCATCGAGCTGAAAGGAATGGCTGACCGCATTATTAGCATGCGCCAACAGTTATTTGAAGCTCTACAAACTAAAG GCACACCTGGTGATTGGAGTCACATTATCAAACAGATTGGGATGTTCACTTTTACTGGATTGAACAAGGAGCAAGTTGCCTTCATGACCAAAGAGTTTCACATTTACATGACATCTGACGG GAGAATAAGCATGGCAGGTCTCAGTTCGAAGACAGTGCCTCACCTGGTCGAAGCTATACATGCTGCAGTTACCAGTGTCGCCTAA
- the LOC106327511 gene encoding galactose oxidase, with protein sequence MRASTRLIWTVTVLVLAAVSEAVFPLPFNPFLPGSHSRKLGKQGGGRKGGGRRRGGAEAQTNWPGKWELFLPNSGVSAMHAILMPVINQVQFYDATIWRISQIKLPPGVACHVVDPKINKVDCWAHSVLVDINTGVIKPLSLTTDTWCSSGGLTINGTLVSTGGYGGGANTARYLAACPSCVWIEYPQALAAKRWYSTQASLPDGKFFVIGGRDALNYEYIPEEGQNNKKLFDSLLLKQTDDPDENNLYPFVWLNTDGNLFIFANNRSILLNPKSNQVIKEFPQLPGGTRNYPGSGSSALLPIQLYMNNAKVIPADVLVCGGSKQDAYNRAGKKDFEPALKDCARISINSGKPRWKIEMMPTPRVMSDTVILPNGDVILVNGAKRGCSGWGYGKDPAFAPILYKPRVKRGTRFKELAASAIPRMYHSIAIALPDGKVLVGGSNTNDGYRYNVEFPTELRVEKFSPPYLDPALANMRPKIVNNATPKQIKYGKVFKVKVELNQKDVTKENLKAHMLAPSFTTHSISMNMRMLLLGVASVNPSGGNSFEIQAAAPPNGNLAPPGYYLLFAVYKGVPSIGEWIQIV encoded by the exons ATGAGAGCCTCTACAAGACTCATATGGACAGTAACTGTCCTCGTACTCGCAGCTGTATCAGAAGCCGTCTTTCCTCTACCATTTAATCCCTTCCTACCTGGATCGCACAGCCGTAAGCTTGGGAAACAAGGGGGAGGTAGAAAAGGCGGAGGAAGAAGACGAGGCGGCGCAGAAGCTCAGACAAACTGGCCTGGTAAATGGGAGTTATTCTTGCCAAACTCGGGTGTGTCAGCGATGCATGCCATTTTGATGCCAGTCATCAACCAAGTCCAGTTCTATGACGCAACCATCTGGAGAATCTCACAGATTAAGCTGCCTCCAGGTGTAGCATGTCACGTGGTCGACCCCAAGATTAACAAGGTCGATTGTTGGGCTCATTCGGTTCTCGTTGATATCAACACCGGTGTCATTAAGCCTCTATCC CTTACTACTGATACGTGGTGCTCATCGGGAGGTCTGACAATCAACGGGACACTGGTGAGCACTGGAGGATACGGAGGAGGAGCCAACACGGCGAGGTACCTAGCCGCTTGTCCAAGCTGTGTATGGATTGAATACCCTCAAGCCCTAGCTGCAAAGAGATGGTACTCAACGCAAGCCTCACTTCCTGACGGAAAGTTCTTCGTGATTGGAGGACGTGACGCCTTGAACTACGAATACATCCCCGAGGAAGGACAAAACAACAAGAAGCTATTCGACTCGTTGCTCCTAAAACAAACAGACGACCCGGACGAGAACAACCTCTACCCTTTCGTGTGGCTCAACACTGATGGTAACCTCTTCATTTTCGCAAACAACCGTTCCATCCTTTTAAACCCCAAATCAAACCAAGTCATCAAAGAGTTCCCTCAGCTCCCGGGTGGTACCCGTAACTACCCCGGGTCAGGCTCCTCGGCGCTCCTCCCCATCCAACTTTACATGAACAACGCCAAAGTCATCCCAGCTGATGTCCTCGTCTGCGGCGGTTCCAAACAAGACGCGTATAACCGTGCGGGTAAAAAGGACTTTGAACCAGCATTGAAGGATTGCGCAAGGATAAGCATCAACAGCGGTAAGCCGCGGTGGAAGATCGAGATGATGCCTACGCCACGAGTCATGAGCGACACCGTCATCCTCCCTAACGGAGACGTGATACTAGTCAACGGAGCTAAACGTGGATGTTCGGGCTGGGGGTATGGCAAGGACCCTGCGTTTGCTCCCATCTTGTACAAGCCTCGTGTTAAACGCGGCACGCGTTTCAAGGAGCTAGCAGCCTCAGCCATCCCACGTATGTACCACTCCATCGCCATCGCTCTACCTGATGGTAAAGTTCTTGTCGGCGGCAGCAACACCAACGATGGCTACAGGTACAACGTCGAGTTCCCGACGGAGCTTCGCGTCGAGAAATTCTCCCCGCCTTACCTCGACCCGGCTCTAGCCAACATGAGGCCGAAGATAGTCAACAACGCCACGCCGAAACAGATCAAATACGGGAAAGTCTTTAAGGTGAAGGTCGAGCTTAACCAAAAGGACGTGACCAAGGAGAATCTCAAGGCTCACATGTTAGCACCTTCCTTTACAACGCATAGTATCTCGATGAACATGAGGATGCTCCTCTTGGGTGTGGCTAGTGTCAACCCTTCTGGTGGCAACTCTTTTGAAATCCAAGCCGCCGCACCACCCAATGGAAACCTAGCACCACCGGGTTACTATCTTTTATTTGCCGTCTACAAAGGTGTCCCCAGCATTGGTGAATGGATTCAGATCGTCTAA
- the LOC106323278 gene encoding uncharacterized protein LOC106323278, with the protein MAWDKTAYSILMRSVKSLSASSWTGDSYEVSGFALAINLWAMSSVNVLGKSLGKPCETSSSSDPLCLHWDSTRTPTITEVLELEKINNWIYRDSLKRSTNLKLVGKVENLLGKEFKKLEDSFLAPVIKMGRRQKNMAFSRYLIHHLLLRRIDICKKGLWFSFGEQLMRFSLREFHLATGLPCVVDKDEDEAETSATKKKKDPWMNKNQTLNTLLKLLVEKSTELTTDQRLRLGATILVEGILMASNPVTSIPEERLLRARNFKEFCKYHWGNLAFDYLLKEVKSFTYKKLTENNQYVICGFIYPIQLWALSSVNQLGTFFGITDDEIQFPLCLHWTETKPLTIEEVNRFDQMEKVDVKCILGDPELHSDLVEDVDCEFGRVVDLFKRGYRLKRQDWLNGSIDIAVAEAEVDENNSVPGIDATDHEKIEFLTKKVVSLEERVKYLEGLLNIRGETVKVNGQNADYELDETELLQDYIDAKRKEIAKRNKNGVRPPREVDHQDEDDTDVEVNEEQPQEVEEQQEEDDTAVDVDVSDKESENPETNEDGEVNEDASEKPVKGTKKRGRGTKDGEVNEDASEKPVKGTKKRGRGTKGKKKGVTSPREVEDDAEVDAKETENPKTNEDGEVNEDASKKNVKGTKKRGRVTKGKKKGVTPPREVQQQVEDDAETNEDGEGNEDASKNHVKFTKKHGRRNKEHIVETPKSKKQKKQSEKDSAADVIGCVLEDLKKAD; encoded by the exons ATGGCTTGGGATAAAACTGCTTATAGCATCTTGATGAGAAGTGTAAAAAGTTTGAGTGCAAGTTCCTGGACAGGAGATAGTTATGAAGTGAGTGGTTTTGCACTAGCCATAAATCTGTGGGCAATGTCATCAGTGAATGTGCTTGGTAAATCTTTGGGAAAGCCATGCGAGACATCCTCTTCTTCAGATCCGTTGTGTCTACATTGGGACTCAACAAGAACTCCGACAATAACTGAAGTGTTAGAGCTGGAGAAGATAAACAAT TGGATTTATAGGGACTCCTTGAAAAGGTCCACAAATCTGAAGTTGGTTGGTAAAGTTGAAAACCTTTTGGGCAAAGAATTCAAGAAGCTTGAAGATTCATTCTTGGCTCCGGTAATTAAGATGGGAAGGAGGCAGAAGAATATGGCGTTTTCAAGGTATTTGATTCATCACTTACTCTTAAGGAGAATTGATATATGCAAGAAGGGTTTGTGGTTTTCTTTTGGAGAACAACTAATGAGGTTTTCTCTAAGAGAATTCCACTTGGCAACGGGTCTGCCTTGCGTTGTTGATAAAGATGAAGATGAAGCGGAGACTTCAGCAACAAAAAAAAAAAAAGATCCATGGATGAACAAGAATCAAACTCTAAACACCTTGCTTAAACTACTTGTGGAAAAGAGTACAGAGCTTACTACTGATCAGAGATTAAGATTGGGAGCTACAATCCTTGTGGAAGGGATATTAATGGCAAGCAATCCGGTGACAAGTATACCAGAAGAGCGTCTGCTTAGAGCTAGAAATTTCAAAGAGTTTTGCAAGTATCACTGGGGGAATTTGGCCTTTGATTATTTACTGAAAGAAGTGAAGAGCTTTACCTATAAAAAGCTGACGGAGAATAATCAGTATGTGATTTGTGGCTTTATATATCCAATTCAGCTATGGGCGTTATCTTCTGTGAATCAACTAGGCACGTTCTTTGGTATTACAGATGATGAAATTCAGTTTCCCTTGTGCTTGCATTGGACAGAAACCAAACCGCTTACTATTGAAGAGGTTAACAGATTTGACCAAATGGAGAAG GTTGATGTCAAATGTATCCTTGGAGATCCCGAATTGCATAGCGACTTGGTTGAAGATGTTGACTGTGAATTTGGAAGAGTTGTTGATCTTTTCAAAAGAGGATATCGTTTGAAGAGACAAGATTGGCTCAATGGAAGTATCGACATTGCCGTTGCTGAAGCTGAAGTGGACGAAAATAATTCTGTTCCTGGGATTGATGCAACTGATCATGAAAAGATTGAATTCCTCACTAAGAAGGTAGTGTCTCTTGAAGAAAGAGTGAAGTACCTTGAAGGTCTTTTGAACATTCGTGGAGAAACAGTGAAG GTAAATGGACAAAATGCCGATTATGAACTTGATGAAACAGAACTTTTACAAGATTATATAGATGCCAAAAGAAAGGAAATCGCTAAG AGAAACAAGAATGGTGTAAGACCTCCACGTGAAGTAGACCATCAAGATGAAGATGATACAGATGTCGAAGTCAATGAA GAACAGCCACAAGAAGTAGAGGAACAACAAGAAGAAGATGATACAGCAGTCGATGTGGACGTCAGTGATAAAGAAAGTGAAAATCCGGAAACCAATGAA GATGGAGAAGTAAATGAGGATGCATCTGAAAAGCCCGTGAAGGGTACAAAGAAACGTGGAAGAGGAACTAAG GATGGAGAAGTAAATGAGGATGCATCTGAAAAGCCCGTGAAGGGTACAAAGAAACGTGGAAGAGGAACTAAG GGAAAGAAGAAAGGTGTAACATCCCCACGTGAAGTAGAAGATGATGCAGAAGTCGATGCTAAAGAAACTGAAAATCCAAAAACCAATGAA GATGGAGAAGTAAATGAGGATGCATCTAAAAAGAACGTGAAGGGTACAAAGAAACGTGGAAGAGTAACTAAG GGAAAGAAGAAAGGTGTAACACCCCCACGTGAAGTACAACAACAAGTAGAAGATGATGCAGAAACCAATGAA GATGGAGAAGGGAATGAGGATGCATCTAAAAATCACGTGAAGTTTACAAAGAAACATGGAAGAAGAAATAAG GAACACATCGTTGAAACCCCCAAATCGAAAAAACAAAAGAAACAATCTGAGAAAGATTCAGCTGCTGATGTGATAGGATGTGTTTTGGAAGATCTGAAAAAAGCCGATTAG
- the LOC106319300 gene encoding uncharacterized protein LOC106319300, which yields MASSSFAVLPLLNYNSSTTNRSSSSYSSSIRFFNLPKSKHRSSRHSNPRSPQVLVSLSLNQLADDDESSDAALFLESNSIADYMRFKRRSDDGDNGSSELQTAIVSYKKRFPWILLNPFLQVDLVSTIHIADKEYFTALQKELEPYDSILYEMVTSKESLENRRNPIAAKRLKTSRSRGFSILGFIQRQMARVLALDFQLDCLDYEAKNWYHADLDFETFTLLQKEKGESFYSFARDMTIRSTKAMIQPALVTEGLDTWRSKLLWVSRVFPMPLVGLFLIVAFCADFENQTEDYPELEALSRLDIGAAMKVFLAKRLTSELTQGTSEIEEKSVIIGERNRAATEALKRAIEQGSKRVAILYGGGHMPDLGRRLREEFDLVPSEVRWVTAWSISNPGDLEMTSFPFLRTLADALRWPLNRYQTLALLIFSTVLALDLCFWELFLDSTIDWGSQIAAELYRFVDNTKLV from the exons ATGGCGTCAAGCTCCTTCGCCGTCCTTCCTCTGCTTAACTATAATAGCTCCACGACCAATAGATCCTCTTCCTCTTACTCATCTTCGATTCGCTTCTTCAACCTCCCCAAATCGAAACACCGGTCTTCCAGACACTCAAACCCTCGTTCTCCACAGGTTCTTGTCTCCTTGTCATTGAACCAACTGGCAGATGATGACGAATCCTCCGACGCCGCGCTTTTCCTAGAATCCAACTCAATCGCTGATTACATGCGGTTCAAGCGCCGCTCCGACGACGGCGACAACGGCTCTAGCGAGCTGCAGACAGCGATCGTCAGTTACAAGAAACGTTTCCCTTGGATTCTCCTCAACCCTTTTCTTCAG GTAGATTTGGTCTCAACGATTCATATTGCTGATAAAGA GTACTTTACAGCTCTTCAAAAAGAGCTTGAACCATATGATTCTATCTTGTATGAGATGGTGACTAGTAAAGAGTCCTTGGAAAACAGAAGAAACCCAATTGCTGCCAAGAGGCTCAAGACTTCACGTTCAAGAGGCTTCAGTATCCTCGGCTTCATTCAACGGCAGATGGCAAGGGTGCTGGCCCTCGATTTTCAGCTAGACTGTCTAGATTACGAAGCTAAGAACTGGTACCACGCTGATCTCGATTTCGAGACCTTCACCTTGCTTCAG AAGGAGAAAGGGGAAAGCTTCTACTCATTTGCAAGGGACATGACTATTAGATCAACGAAAGCAATGATACAACCAGCTTTGGTAACCGAAGGTCTTGATACTTGGAGGTCAAAGCTTCTATGGGTGTCACGTGTCTTCCCCATGCCTCTTGTGGGTCTTTTCCTTATTGTGGCCTTTTGTGCTGACTTCGAGAATCAGACGGAAGACTATCCAGAGCTAGAAGCACTCTCACGGCTTGATATTGGTGCTGCCATGAAGGTCTTCCTCGCTAAGAGATTAACATCCGA GCTAACGCAAGGGACATCAGAGATAGAGGAGAAATCAGTAATCATCGGCGAGAGAAACCGAGCAGCGACCGAAGCTTTGAAAAGAGCAATAGAGCAAGGAAGCAAAAGAGTTGCGATTCTATACGGAGGAGGACACATGCCTGACTTGGGGAGAAGGCTTAGAGAAGAGTTTGATCTTGTTCCTTCTGAGGTGAGATGGGTAACGGCTTGGTCTATCAGTAATCCAGGGGACTTGGAGATGACTTCGTTTCCGTTTCTGAGGACGTTGGCGGATGCTCTGCGTTGGCCGCTGAACCGATACCAGACCTTGGCGTTGCTAATTTTTTCAACTGTTCTTGCGTTGGATCTTTGCTTTTGGGAGCTGTTCTTGGATTCGACCATTGATTGGGGTTCACAGATTGCAGCAGAGTTGTATCGGTTTGTAGATAACACAAAGCTTGTGTGA
- the LOC106327510 gene encoding rop guanine nucleotide exchange factor 10, producing the protein MVQTFGRKLSWPRSFSFRKMLDGLNSGNSSFSSRGDGRQTPDHELAVHATPSAQGTRRGNQNRISDMEVMKERFARLLLGEDMSGGNEGVSSALALSNAITNLADSMFGEQMKLQPMYPETKEIWRKELDWLLSVVDHIVQFVPSKQMAKNGAFTEIMVTKQRDDLLMNIPALRKLDSVLLETLDNFKDQKDFWYVPRDVEDTENNGDWRRDENWWLPVVKVPSDGLSEESRKLLYSQKDSVSQVLKAATAINAVVLSEMHIPDNYIDSLPKNGKTSLGDFLYKNITDEDFDPDYFLSFLDLSTEHKVLDLKNRIEASMVIWKRKMNQKEKDGKSQWGSSVSLEKRELFEVRAETILVMLKQQFPRIPQSSLEISKIRNNKDVGQAILESYSRVLENLASKILSRIDDVLEADLLVQRQMMAEAERRSESEGGYEYQESEKWLSAETPNSRKLSDFIGWRLSSDTKKHSSMSDIEFFHRTEQEKPMMKSPRALPKKLSYLSKLENMRSTSERH; encoded by the exons ATGGTGCAGACATTTGGACGTAAACTAAGTTGGCCAAGATCTTTCAGTTTTAGAAAGATGTTAGATGGTCTGAACTCTGGAAATTCATCCTTCTCTTCTCGTGGGGACGGCAGGCAAACACCTGACCACGAACTTGCCGTACATGCTACACCCTCGGCCCAGGGGACTCGTAGAGGCAACCAAAATAGGATATCAG ATATGGAAGTGATGAAGGAAAGATTCGCAAGACTGCTGCTTGGAGAGGACATGTCAGGCGGTAATGAAGGCGTGTCCTCTGCATTAGCTTTGTCAAATGCCATCACCAACCTCGCTG ATTCCATGTTTGGTGAGCAGATGAAATTGCAGCCTATGTATCCGGAGACAAAAGAGATTTGGAGGAAAGAACTGGACTGGCTATTATCTGTGGTTGATCACATTGTTCAGTTTGTTCCTTCAAAACAAATGGCCAAAAATGGGGCATTCACTGAG ATCATGGTGACAAAACAAAGAGATGATCTGCTGATGAACATTCCAGCCTTACGCAAGCTTGACTCGGTTCTTCTC GAGACTTTGGACAACTTCAAGGACCAGAAAGACTTTTGGTATGTCCCAAGAGATGTTGAGGATACAGAGAACAATGGAGACTGGAGAAGGGATGAGAACTGGTGGTTACCAGTTGTTAAGGTTCCATCGGATGGTTTGTCTGAGGAATCACGCAAACTGTTGTATAGTCAGAAAGATTCTGTGTCACAGGTCCTTAAAGCTGCAACAGCCATCAATGCTGTAGTATTGTCAGAAATGCATATTCCTGACAACTACATTGACTCTCTTCCAAAG AATGGGAAGACGAGCCTGGGAGATTTCCTTTACAAGAACATAACGGATGAGGACTTTGATCCTGACTACTTCCTTTCTTTCTTGGATTTGTCAACCGAACACAAAGTTCTTGATCTAAAGAACAGGATTGAGGCTTCCATGGTGATCTGGAAGAGGAAGATGAACCAGAAAGAGAAAGACGGAAAATCGCAGTGGGGATCCTCTGTTAGCTTAGAGAAGAGGGAGCTTTTTGAGGTCCGAGCTGAGACCATTCTGGTTATGCTTAAGCAGCAGTTCCCTAGGATCCCACAATCCTCACTTGAGATCTCCAAGATCAGAAACAACAAG GACGTGGGACAGGCTATTTTGGAGAGCTATTCAAGAGTATTAGAAAATCTGGCTTCAAAGATATTATCAAGAATAGATGATGTTCTTGAAGCTGATTTGTTAGTTCAAAGACAAATGATGGCAGAGGCAGAGAGAAGGTCAGAAAGCGAGGGGGGATATGAATACCAAGAAAGCGAAAAGTGGCTATCAGCAGAAACGCCAAACTCGAGAAAACTATCAGACTTCATAGGGTGGAGATTGTCATCAGATACAAAGAAGCATAGTTCGATGAGTGATATAGAGTTCTTCCATAGAACTGAGCAGGAGAAGCCGATGATGAAATCTCCAAGAGCTCTACCCAAGAAACTTTCATATCTATCAAAGTTAGAGAACATGAGAAGCACGAGTGAGAGACACTGA
- the LOC106327513 gene encoding uncharacterized protein LOC106327513 produces the protein MKTSLFLLSLLILLPLSLQDPRPKAPTRAHAELTNHGFPIGLLPLSVKDYYINKTSGDFSLFLHGTCKITLPPDNYLATYSNKVTGRITHGQIAELRGIRVRAFFQWWSITGIRSSGDNLVFEVGVVTAKYPSKNFDESLDCEGKRSSS, from the coding sequence ATGAAGACATCTCTCTTCCTACTCTCTCTCCTCATCCTCTTACCTCTCTCCCTACAAGATCCGAGACCCAAAGCACCGACTCGTGCTCACGCGGAGCTCACTAATCACGGTTTCCCGATTGGTCTCCTCCCTCTATCCGTCAAGGACTACTACATCAACAAAACCTCCGGCGACTTCTCCCTCTTCCTCCACGGCACGTGCAAAATCACGCTTCCTCCCGACAACTACCTCGCCACTTACTCCAACAAGGTAACGGGTCGGATCACCCACGGTCAGATCGCGGAGCTCCGTGGGATTCGGGTCAGGGCGTTTTTCCAGTGGTGGTCCATCACCGGGATTCGATCCTCCGGTGATAACCTCGTCTTCGAGGTCGGCGTCGTTACCGCTAAATACCCTTCGAAGAATTTCGACGAGAGTCTTGATTGTGAAGGGAAACGGTCTTCTTCTTGA
- the LOC106327512 gene encoding transmembrane protein 234 homolog has translation MKEDIQKMVAVGLVWGATNALIRRGALAWDKKSSTTESPPLQIPSNFRRKILAALRDWINLLLFWQYSVPFLVNLSASAAFFALLGDSPISIAVPVTNATTFAATAAFGVLLGEETQIGLALVGTSFIVFGIWLCVGH, from the coding sequence ATGAAGGAAGACATACAGAAAATGGTGGCTGTGGGGCTCGTGTGGGGAGCCACCAACGCCCTGATCCGCCGCGGAGCACTCGCCTGGGACAAAAAATCTTCGACAACAGAGTCTCCTCCTCTTCAGATCCCATCCAACTTCCGCCGAAAAATCCTCGCCGCTCTCCGCGACTGGATCAACCTCCTCCTCTTCTGGCAGTACTCCGTTCCTTTCCTCGTAAACCTCTCCGCCTCCGCCGCGTTCTTCGCCCTCCTCGGCGACTCCCCGATCTCTATCGCCGTTCCGGTCACCAACGCCACGACCTTCGCCGCAACCGCCGCGTTCGGGGTTCTTCTGGGGGAGGAAACTCAAATCGGACTTGCTTTGGTAGGTACGAGCTTTATTGTATTTGGAATCTGGCTTTGCGTTGGTCACTGA